The following proteins are encoded in a genomic region of Dehalococcoidia bacterium:
- a CDS encoding RDD family protein yields MQRQAEAGSGVPAPAAARLAAYLIDLLMAAGVALGCLLAAWLWLLATSDGGTRQPSDGAIYVALALFAAWLPLWGAIMLLCWSRRGQSPGLAAMTLRLVGRGDTPPSPLRALLRLIVVGAATGIGLITVLLLLGAFAAAAQQTLPTVLALALLLPLALAVADPLVWLLTPERRALHDLLAGTRVVRAAGAARDLARPGAPGVLR; encoded by the coding sequence GTGCAGCGCCAGGCAGAGGCAGGTTCGGGCGTGCCGGCGCCGGCCGCGGCGCGCCTTGCCGCCTACCTGATCGATCTGCTGATGGCAGCCGGCGTGGCGCTGGGCTGCCTGCTGGCCGCCTGGCTGTGGCTGCTGGCGACGAGCGACGGCGGCACGCGGCAGCCTTCCGACGGCGCGATCTACGTGGCGCTGGCCCTGTTCGCCGCCTGGCTGCCCCTCTGGGGCGCCATTATGCTGCTCTGCTGGAGCCGGCGCGGCCAGTCGCCGGGGCTGGCGGCAATGACGCTGCGCCTGGTCGGCAGGGGCGATACGCCGCCGTCACCGCTGCGCGCCCTGCTGCGACTGATCGTCGTTGGCGCGGCCACCGGCATCGGCCTGATCACCGTCCTCCTGCTGCTTGGCGCGTTCGCCGCGGCCGCACAGCAGACGTTGCCCACGGTGCTCGCCCTTGCCTTGCTGCTGCCGCTGGCGCTCGCCGTGGCCGATCCGCTCGTCTGGCTCCTGACGCCGGAACGGCGAGCGCTGCACGATCTGCTTGCTGGCACGCGCGTGGTGCGCGCCGCCGGCGCCGCGCGCGATCTCGCGCGCCCCGGCGCTCCCGGCGTTCTTCGATGA
- a CDS encoding LLM class flavin-dependent oxidoreductase: MAGQRMKFGIFMAPFHRVGDNPTLAMQRDLELIEWLDYLDFDEAWIGEHHSAGWEIIASPELMIAAAAERTKHIMLGTGVTSLPYHHPLMVADRMVQLDHMTRGRSMLGVGPGALTSDAWMMGIDPATQRPRMEESLDAIVALLHGETVDMKTDWFELRDASLQLLPYTRPCFPIAVASVLSPAGMLAAGKHGLGVLSIGASVTGEVDGIRKHWSLAEEAAAQHGKTMDRAEWRLVKSVHLAETREQAYRDVEVGERRETVSYFQQTLGQPEGPNNLEELVRLGVNIVGTPEDAIEALEKLQTDSGGFGGLLIRATEWANREATMRSFELLARYVMPHFQDSVRTTIGSREYVSSHRRTIFAPSQQALAKAFTDAGKEVPEVLKQRVAQLRP, translated from the coding sequence ATGGCAGGTCAGCGGATGAAGTTCGGCATATTCATGGCCCCGTTCCACCGCGTGGGAGACAATCCGACACTGGCGATGCAACGCGACCTCGAGCTGATCGAGTGGCTCGACTACCTGGACTTCGATGAGGCCTGGATCGGCGAGCATCACAGCGCCGGCTGGGAGATCATCGCCTCGCCGGAGCTGATGATCGCCGCCGCGGCCGAGCGCACGAAGCACATTATGCTCGGCACCGGCGTCACCAGCCTGCCGTACCACCATCCGCTGATGGTGGCCGACCGCATGGTGCAGCTCGACCACATGACGCGCGGCCGCTCGATGCTCGGCGTCGGCCCGGGCGCCCTCACGTCGGACGCCTGGATGATGGGCATTGACCCCGCGACCCAGCGGCCGCGCATGGAAGAGTCGCTCGACGCGATCGTCGCCCTGCTCCACGGCGAAACCGTGGACATGAAGACCGACTGGTTCGAGCTGCGCGACGCCAGCCTGCAACTGCTGCCCTACACGCGGCCCTGCTTCCCCATCGCCGTCGCCAGCGTGCTCTCGCCCGCGGGCATGCTGGCCGCAGGCAAGCACGGCCTGGGCGTGCTTTCGATCGGCGCGAGCGTCACCGGCGAGGTGGACGGCATCCGCAAGCACTGGTCGTTGGCCGAGGAGGCGGCGGCGCAGCACGGTAAGACGATGGACCGCGCCGAGTGGCGCCTGGTGAAGAGCGTGCACCTGGCGGAAACGCGCGAACAGGCCTATCGCGATGTCGAAGTTGGTGAGCGGCGCGAAACCGTCAGCTACTTCCAGCAAACTCTGGGACAGCCGGAGGGTCCGAACAACCTGGAAGAGCTGGTGCGGCTGGGCGTCAACATCGTCGGCACGCCGGAGGATGCGATCGAGGCGCTGGAGAAGCTGCAAACCGACAGCGGCGGCTTCGGCGGCCTGCTGATTCGCGCCACGGAATGGGCGAACCGCGAGGCGACGATGCGCAGCTTCGAGCTGCTCGCCCGCTACGTGATGCCGCACTTCCAGGATTCCGTCCGCACGACGATCGGCTCGCGCGAGTACGTCTCCTCGCACCGCCGCACGATCTTCGCCCCAAGCCAGCAGGCGCTGGCGAAGGCGTTCACCGACGCCGGCAAAGAGGTGCCCGAGGTGCTGAAGCAGCGCGTAGCCCAACTGCGGCCGTAG
- a CDS encoding protease pro-enzyme activation domain-containing protein — protein MLRSLRSLGAAFLLLATVIGLAGAGGGRGSATAATPSPSPSATATPAPTPSPAPGPAQVGPLVRLPGHTLQALGRAQALARLPQVADQPITVTVVLNRTDESGFESFLEAVQDPRSPSYRRFLSQSQLADRFGPTAQASAAVRSYMEAQGFALVQDSANRLTLTFQGTRAQAEQAFAVQINDFQLSSRSFFANTSDPAVPANLSTIVRTVAGLNNLARPHRAAPAQALAPALAGGLPTPMDIAQFYNFPGIGSANGAGQRVGLVEFSTYNRSDVSAWLNLVGLPSSLLNNVGDKTVNGGTSDTSGQIEDVLDIDVILGMAPGAAVIDYQAPNNATSWSQMFNTMLNDGDTVISNSWTNCEADDTLANVQGIDSIFASAAAGGVAIFSASADNLSTCFGGSTGTTAYPNTISVPSDIPHGIAIGGTSFSLGPGASYGSEQFWNAGGSPPLGSGFGVSQFFPLPSFQSGLTTATMRSIPDVAAAASPGILVCQAGCQWQVRGTSLATPIWAAGAARLNQQLGGGLGGPQVLYNAGGSAYHSASSMGSDFAHLGLGSPNMGGVYQAVAPTRTPGAPGLQSPREGATNVTLNPEITWSAPTAAVPGTTIYTAYVWDPGARVMRFQQATTSTSVVVSPSLANGTFYYYTVQACNGSSCGALARWEGFTTIGTPGMPGLTAPVEGSSGVSVNPTFQWTAPANSLDGTTLYTLSVWDPGAGRMALQLSTYALSQQLAPNAGLQYGTFYYFTVQACNGGACGPAARWEGFTTIGTPGAPRLSSPAEGSSGNSLTPTLQWNAPAGSAAGTTQYTAFIWDPSGGVMAFQAATTALAIAVPQGSALQPGHFYYYTAQACNGPLCGPIARWEGFTTIGAPGTPTLLNPLEGSTGNGVTPTIRWSAPAGSLSGTTQYTVYVWDPAAGVMKFQQTTTALQDTVTSVGGLQAGHFYYYTVQACNGSACGPLARWEGFTS, from the coding sequence ATGCTCCGATCCCTGCGCAGCCTCGGTGCGGCTTTCCTGCTCCTCGCGACCGTGATCGGTCTGGCAGGCGCCGGCGGTGGCCGCGGCAGCGCCACGGCCGCGACGCCGTCTCCCAGCCCCAGCGCGACGGCCACGCCCGCCCCAACGCCCTCCCCGGCGCCGGGGCCTGCCCAGGTCGGCCCGCTCGTGCGGCTGCCGGGACACACGTTGCAGGCGCTGGGGCGCGCCCAGGCGCTGGCGCGGCTGCCTCAGGTTGCGGATCAGCCGATCACGGTCACCGTCGTGCTCAACCGCACGGACGAATCGGGCTTCGAGAGCTTCCTTGAGGCCGTCCAGGATCCGCGATCGCCGTCCTACCGCCGGTTCCTGAGCCAGAGCCAGCTCGCCGACCGCTTCGGACCGACCGCGCAGGCGTCCGCGGCCGTGCGGTCGTACATGGAGGCGCAGGGCTTCGCGCTTGTCCAGGACTCGGCCAACCGCCTGACGTTGACGTTCCAGGGCACGCGCGCCCAGGCCGAGCAAGCCTTCGCGGTGCAGATCAACGATTTTCAGCTTAGCTCGCGCAGCTTTTTCGCCAACACCAGCGATCCCGCCGTACCCGCCAACCTCTCGACGATCGTGCGCACGGTAGCCGGCCTCAACAACCTGGCGCGGCCGCATCGCGCCGCCCCGGCGCAGGCGCTCGCACCGGCCCTGGCCGGCGGGCTGCCGACGCCGATGGACATCGCGCAGTTCTACAACTTCCCGGGCATCGGCAGCGCCAACGGCGCGGGCCAGCGCGTCGGCCTGGTCGAGTTCTCAACCTACAACCGCAGCGACGTGAGCGCCTGGCTGAATCTTGTCGGCCTGCCGTCCTCACTGCTCAATAACGTCGGCGACAAGACGGTCAACGGCGGCACGAGCGACACCTCCGGCCAGATCGAGGACGTGCTGGACATCGATGTCATCCTGGGCATGGCGCCGGGCGCCGCGGTGATCGACTACCAGGCGCCGAACAACGCGACGAGTTGGTCACAAATGTTCAACACGATGCTCAACGACGGCGACACGGTGATCAGCAACAGTTGGACGAACTGCGAGGCGGACGACACGCTGGCCAACGTCCAGGGGATCGATTCGATCTTCGCCTCGGCAGCGGCCGGCGGCGTCGCCATCTTTTCCGCCAGCGCCGACAATCTGAGCACGTGCTTCGGCGGTTCAACCGGAACGACCGCCTACCCAAATACGATCAGCGTCCCCAGCGACATACCGCACGGCATCGCGATCGGCGGCACCAGCTTCAGCCTGGGACCGGGAGCCAGCTACGGCAGCGAACAGTTCTGGAATGCGGGTGGGAGTCCGCCTCTTGGCAGCGGCTTCGGCGTCAGCCAGTTCTTCCCGCTGCCGAGCTTCCAGAGCGGCTTGACCACCGCCACGATGCGCTCGATCCCCGATGTGGCGGCCGCCGCCAGCCCTGGCATCCTCGTCTGCCAGGCCGGCTGCCAGTGGCAGGTGCGGGGAACGAGCCTCGCGACGCCGATCTGGGCCGCGGGCGCGGCGCGGCTCAATCAGCAGTTGGGCGGCGGCCTCGGCGGGCCGCAGGTGCTCTACAACGCCGGCGGCTCCGCGTACCACAGCGCCAGCAGTATGGGCAGCGATTTTGCCCACCTCGGCCTGGGCTCGCCCAACATGGGCGGCGTGTATCAGGCCGTGGCGCCCACCCGCACCCCCGGCGCGCCCGGGCTGCAGAGCCCCCGCGAGGGCGCCACCAACGTCACGTTGAACCCGGAGATCACGTGGAGCGCGCCGACGGCCGCCGTCCCCGGGACGACGATCTACACGGCCTACGTCTGGGATCCCGGTGCGCGGGTCATGCGGTTCCAGCAGGCAACGACGAGCACGAGCGTCGTGGTCAGTCCGTCGCTTGCCAACGGCACCTTCTACTACTACACGGTGCAGGCCTGCAACGGCTCGAGCTGCGGTGCATTGGCGCGCTGGGAAGGCTTTACCACGATCGGCACGCCGGGCATGCCGGGCTTGACGGCGCCCGTAGAGGGCTCAAGCGGCGTCAGCGTGAATCCCACCTTCCAGTGGACGGCGCCCGCCAACAGCCTCGACGGCACCACGCTCTACACCCTCTCCGTCTGGGATCCGGGCGCGGGCAGGATGGCGCTTCAGCTCTCGACCTACGCGCTCAGCCAGCAGCTCGCGCCGAACGCGGGCCTGCAGTACGGAACGTTTTACTACTTCACGGTGCAGGCCTGTAACGGCGGCGCCTGCGGGCCGGCCGCTCGCTGGGAGGGGTTCACCACGATCGGCACGCCGGGCGCGCCGCGGTTGAGCAGCCCTGCCGAAGGATCGAGCGGCAACAGCCTCACGCCGACGCTGCAATGGAACGCCCCGGCCGGCTCCGCCGCTGGTACAACGCAGTACACGGCGTTCATCTGGGATCCGTCCGGCGGCGTGATGGCCTTCCAGGCCGCAACCACGGCGCTGGCGATCGCGGTGCCACAGGGCTCGGCTCTGCAACCGGGCCACTTCTACTACTACACGGCGCAGGCCTGCAACGGTCCGCTCTGCGGTCCGATCGCCCGCTGGGAGGGCTTCACCACGATCGGGGCGCCGGGAACGCCGACGCTGCTCAATCCGCTGGAAGGCTCGACCGGCAACGGGGTGACGCCGACCATCCGCTGGTCGGCGCCGGCCGGTTCGCTCTCCGGCACCACGCAGTACACGGTCTACGTCTGGGATCCGGCGGCCGGTGTGATGAAGTTCCAGCAGACCACGACCGCGTTGCAGGACACCGTGACGTCGGTCGGCGGTCTGCAAGCCGGGCACTTTTACTACTACACGGTGCAGGCCTGTAACGGCAGCGCCTGCGGCCCGCTGGCCCGCTGGGAGGGCTTCACGAGCTGA